The following are from one region of the Gammaproteobacteria bacterium genome:
- the bamA gene encoding outer membrane protein assembly factor BamA translates to MTPFVVKDIRLEGLQRTSPGTLFNYLPLNVGDTLDDARSSEAIRALFKTGFFDDVRFGQDGDTLIITVKERPSISSIKIAGNKDIKTEDLTKAMKQSGLAEGRIFDRSLLDKVERELQRQYFSQGKYGVKIKAKVTSLERNRVDIVIDVVEGKSAKIHQIAIVGNAAFGDEVLLKQLQITTPTLFSFFTSSDQYSKQKLAADLETLRSYYLDRGYINFNIDSTQVSITPDKRDVYITINITEGEKFTVKEVKLAGDLILPEADLRKLISVAEGAVFSRKAVTESAAQIAERLGSDGYAFANVNPNPEVDKPNKQVSVTFLVDPGKRVYVRRINVAGNARTRDEVVRREMRQMEGGLLATDKINRSRIRLQRLGFFQDINIETPAVPGATDQVDVNVNVTERSLGSLTAAVGFSQVQGLLLSASISQDNFLGSGKRISAEVNNSRVNTIYSFSYTDPYHTPDGVSRGFRGFFRQTNATRLFVGSYLSDVFGAGVNYGFPLSEHNTARLSFDYEHTRIKTTSFTPKSYVDFLNANGDTFDIIKMSGGWTHDTRNRAIFADNGMLQSLSAEMSVPGSGLQFYKVSSRTQVYHPLTKSLTLVMNGEVAYGDSYGGTSALPFWERYYAGGVYSVRGFRANSLGLRENNRALGGALKLVGSTEVIFPVPFMEESKSFRLSAFFDIGNVYTGIQQFSAGDLRYSAGVAAIWLSPMGPLNFNLARPLNKKAGDITESFQFSLGTFF, encoded by the coding sequence ATGACACCATTTGTCGTCAAGGACATCAGGCTGGAAGGTTTGCAGCGCACCTCTCCCGGCACGCTCTTTAATTATTTGCCCCTTAACGTCGGCGATACGCTGGATGACGCCCGCTCCTCGGAGGCTATTCGCGCCTTGTTCAAGACCGGTTTTTTCGATGACGTACGATTTGGCCAGGACGGGGATACGCTAATCATCACGGTAAAAGAGCGCCCTTCAATCTCCAGCATCAAGATCGCTGGTAACAAGGACATCAAGACCGAGGATCTGACCAAGGCGATGAAGCAGAGCGGTCTTGCGGAAGGCCGGATTTTTGACCGTTCTCTGCTCGACAAGGTGGAGCGTGAGCTGCAACGTCAATACTTCAGTCAGGGAAAATACGGTGTAAAGATCAAAGCGAAGGTTACATCGCTGGAGCGTAATCGTGTCGATATCGTCATCGACGTCGTCGAGGGTAAATCTGCGAAGATCCACCAGATCGCCATCGTTGGCAACGCGGCGTTTGGTGATGAAGTGTTGTTAAAGCAGCTTCAAATTACTACGCCAACACTGTTTTCCTTCTTTACCAGTTCGGATCAGTATTCCAAGCAAAAATTGGCCGCGGATCTGGAAACCCTGCGTTCCTACTACCTGGATCGCGGTTACATCAATTTTAATATCGATTCCACCCAGGTTTCCATCACGCCTGACAAGCGTGATGTCTATATCACGATAAATATTACCGAGGGCGAGAAATTCACCGTCAAGGAGGTCAAGCTTGCGGGTGATCTCATCTTACCCGAAGCGGATCTGCGCAAGCTGATCAGCGTGGCTGAAGGCGCCGTTTTTTCGCGCAAGGCCGTCACCGAAAGCGCCGCGCAAATCGCCGAGCGTCTTGGTTCGGACGGGTATGCGTTTGCCAACGTCAATCCCAACCCTGAAGTGGACAAGCCAAACAAACAGGTGTCAGTGACGTTTTTGGTCGATCCCGGCAAGCGGGTGTATGTGCGCCGCATTAATGTAGCAGGCAACGCTAGAACCCGCGATGAAGTGGTGCGGCGCGAGATGCGGCAGATGGAGGGGGGATTGCTGGCGACTGACAAGATCAATCGCTCGCGGATACGTTTGCAGAGGCTGGGCTTTTTTCAGGACATCAACATCGAGACGCCCGCTGTTCCCGGCGCAACGGATCAGGTTGACGTGAATGTCAACGTAACGGAAAGATCCTTGGGTAGTCTGACGGCGGCAGTGGGCTTTTCGCAGGTGCAGGGCTTGCTGCTCAGCGCCAGCATTAGCCAGGACAACTTCCTCGGCAGCGGCAAGCGCATCAGTGCCGAAGTCAATAACAGCCGAGTAAACACCATATACAGTTTTTCCTATACCGATCCTTATCATACGCCGGATGGCGTGAGCCGGGGGTTCAGGGGATTTTTCAGGCAGACCAACGCTACCCGGTTGTTTGTCGGAAGCTATCTGTCGGATGTGTTTGGCGCCGGAGTGAATTATGGTTTTCCGCTTAGCGAACACAATACCGCGCGCTTGAGTTTTGACTATGAACATACCAGGATTAAAACCACCAGTTTCACACCTAAGTCCTATGTGGACTTTCTCAATGCAAACGGGGACACTTTTGATATAATCAAAATGTCCGGCGGCTGGACCCACGACACACGCAACCGTGCGATCTTCGCGGATAACGGTATGTTGCAGAGTCTTTCTGCGGAAATGTCGGTGCCAGGCAGCGGCTTGCAGTTTTACAAGGTGTCTTCACGCACGCAGGTGTACCACCCGTTGACCAAGAGCCTGACCCTGGTGATGAATGGCGAGGTTGCCTATGGTGACAGTTATGGCGGGACTAGCGCCTTGCCTTTCTGGGAGCGCTATTACGCAGGCGGCGTCTACTCTGTGCGCGGGTTCAGGGCGAACAGTCTGGGCCTGAGGGAAAACAACAGGGCGCTGGGCGGCGCCTTGAAGCTGGTGGGGAGCACAGAGGTGATTTTCCCTGTACCCTTTATGGAGGAGAGCAAGTCGTTCCGCCTGAGTGCCTTTTTTGATATAGGTAACGTCTATACTGGCATTCAGCAATTCAGCGCAGGCGATTTGCGCTACTCTGCCGGAGTAGCCGCTATTTGGCTGTCCCCCATGGGGCCGCTGAATTTCAATCTGGCGAGACCGCTTAACAAGAAGGCGGGAGATATCACTGAGTCGTTCCAGTTCTCGCTGGGTACTTTTTTCTGA
- the lpxD gene encoding UDP-3-O-(3-hydroxymyristoyl)glucosamine N-acyltransferase, with protein sequence MLPPLGSAPGITLGQLAERIGGELYGDAACVITGVATLQSAQSGNITFLANSRYRKYLASTQASAVILSSKDKEDCATAAVVVANPYVGYARAAALLYTGREETSVVGTHPTACVSTDSRVHESASIGPHCVIEADVNIAANVSIGPGCFIGKGAVIGEGSRLLANVTICHGVHIGKRAMIHPGAVIGSDGFGIANDNGVWIKVPQLGGVSIGDDVEIGANTTIDRGALEDTVIENGVKLDNQIQVAHNVYIGAHTAIAGCVGIAGSARIGRRCTVGGGVGISGHLEIADDVHVTGMSFVTKSIKQPGVYSSGIPADTNQQWHKNTVRFRQLDEMARRLKVLENLLKQVQKQA encoded by the coding sequence GTGTTGCCTCCACTCGGGAGTGCGCCGGGAATCACGCTGGGCCAGCTCGCGGAACGTATCGGCGGCGAGTTATACGGCGATGCCGCGTGTGTGATCACCGGGGTTGCAACACTGCAAAGCGCGCAATCTGGCAACATCACATTTTTAGCCAATTCGCGTTATCGGAAATATTTGGCCTCAACGCAGGCCAGCGCCGTCATCCTTTCTTCAAAGGATAAGGAAGATTGCGCGACCGCTGCAGTGGTTGTGGCTAACCCTTATGTTGGATATGCCCGCGCCGCAGCATTGTTGTACACAGGCCGTGAAGAGACGAGCGTTGTGGGCACCCACCCAACGGCGTGTGTCAGCACTGACAGCCGGGTGCACGAAAGTGCCTCGATTGGCCCTCACTGCGTTATTGAGGCGGATGTGAATATCGCCGCAAACGTCAGTATCGGGCCAGGTTGTTTTATTGGCAAAGGCGCGGTGATTGGCGAAGGCAGCCGTCTTCTTGCCAACGTCACAATATGTCACGGTGTGCATATTGGCAAGCGCGCCATGATTCATCCCGGCGCGGTAATCGGCAGTGATGGATTTGGTATCGCCAACGATAATGGCGTGTGGATCAAAGTGCCGCAACTGGGTGGCGTGTCTATTGGCGATGACGTTGAAATTGGCGCCAATACCACCATTGACAGGGGCGCGCTGGAAGATACAGTGATCGAGAACGGTGTGAAGCTGGATAACCAGATTCAGGTAGCCCACAACGTTTATATCGGGGCCCATACCGCGATTGCAGGCTGCGTGGGTATTGCGGGCAGTGCACGTATCGGCAGGCGCTGCACCGTCGGGGGCGGGGTGGGTATCAGTGGTCATCTGGAAATTGCCGATGATGTGCATGTTACCGGCATGTCGTTTGTGACCAAATCCATAAAACAGCCCGGAGTGTATTCTTCCGGCATTCCCGCGGATACCAATCAGCAGTGGCATAAGAATACCGTGCGCTTCCGGCAGCTGGATGAGATGGCGCGTCGTTTGAAGGTGCTCGAAAATCTGCTGAAACAGGTGCAAAAACAAGCGTAG
- a CDS encoding OmpH family outer membrane protein, with amino-acid sequence MKKIAYPVFGLMFGLMFGLMFSMAAANAADLKLGYVNSAELMEKAPQADAARGRFEQEFAPRRNKLQAEVKELKQLEEKLVKDGVTMSESERAKMEREVLARKRDLGRIQEELRDDVNIRNNEELGKLQQIVKETIDTLGKEEGYDMIFFDVAAFVNPKLDITGKVLQRLRDRPKDVSASAKPKK; translated from the coding sequence GTGAAAAAAATTGCATATCCTGTTTTTGGTCTGATGTTTGGGTTGATGTTTGGGTTGATGTTTTCGATGGCGGCTGCGAATGCGGCTGATTTGAAGCTGGGTTATGTGAATAGTGCCGAGCTGATGGAGAAGGCACCTCAGGCAGATGCGGCACGTGGTAGGTTCGAGCAGGAATTTGCCCCACGGCGTAATAAGCTTCAGGCTGAGGTGAAGGAGCTCAAGCAGCTCGAAGAAAAACTGGTAAAAGATGGCGTGACCATGAGTGAGTCCGAACGCGCCAAAATGGAGCGTGAGGTGCTCGCCCGTAAACGGGACCTCGGCCGCATCCAGGAAGAACTGCGCGATGATGTCAACATTCGCAACAACGAAGAGCTTGGTAAATTGCAGCAGATTGTGAAAGAAACCATCGATACTCTCGGCAAGGAAGAAGGTTACGACATGATTTTCTTCGACGTGGCTGCCTTTGTTAACCCCAAGTTAGACATTACAGGCAAGGTGCTGCAACGTCTGCGGGATAGACCCAAGGATGTGTCAGCATCGGCGAAACCTAAAAAATAA
- a CDS encoding formylglycine-generating enzyme family protein, translated as MPRAHHRLPRHLPTRLGNIVATLCLSLVASFAHAGEFSSFIDLKFTDIPTGSFQMGSCQAATRPGGGGKKLSQTPPAGCSAVDLDALINEGPQHRVSIPGFQMSKTEVTLGQFKRFIIATGRTELVTDEFMKYNAHGDTAPVVDVSWNEAKNFIEWLNKSKAATDHGVYRLPTEAEWEYACHAGGNHPYCGSRDVNAVAWFNANSGKHQQPVGSKNANAFGLHDMSGNVWEWMEDCYHDNYSGAPADGSAWTSLCASSGRVLRGGSWRGDAKNVRVQNRTNATAVNRSNIIGFRLARTPQ; from the coding sequence ATGCCCCGAGCGCACCATCGTCTGCCGCGTCACTTGCCAACGCGTCTTGGCAATATTGTTGCCACACTCTGCTTGAGTCTGGTCGCCAGCTTTGCACATGCCGGCGAATTCAGCAGCTTCATCGACCTAAAGTTCACCGACATACCCACTGGCAGCTTCCAGATGGGCTCGTGCCAAGCGGCAACCAGACCGGGAGGGGGAGGCAAGAAGCTCTCCCAGACACCTCCAGCCGGCTGCTCCGCAGTCGACTTGGACGCATTGATCAACGAAGGCCCGCAGCATCGCGTCAGCATACCGGGTTTCCAGATGAGCAAAACCGAAGTCACTCTTGGTCAGTTCAAACGCTTCATCATCGCCACTGGCCGCACCGAGCTGGTCACCGACGAGTTCATGAAATACAACGCCCATGGCGACACTGCGCCCGTGGTTGATGTTTCATGGAACGAGGCCAAAAACTTTATCGAATGGCTAAACAAGAGCAAAGCGGCAACTGACCATGGCGTCTATCGCTTACCTACCGAAGCCGAATGGGAATACGCCTGCCACGCGGGTGGCAACCACCCTTATTGCGGCAGCCGCGACGTGAACGCCGTTGCATGGTTCAACGCAAACAGCGGCAAACACCAGCAACCCGTGGGCAGCAAAAATGCCAACGCCTTTGGTCTTCACGACATGAGCGGCAACGTGTGGGAGTGGATGGAAGACTGCTATCACGATAATTATAGCGGCGCACCCGCTGACGGCAGCGCCTGGACCAGCCTCTGCGCAAGTTCCGGGCGCGTGCTGCGCGGCGGCTCCTGGAGGGGCGACGCCAAAAACGTGCGCGTACAAAATCGCACCAACGCCACAGCCGTAAACCGGAGCAACATCATCGGCTTCCGTCTCGCCAGAACCCCACAGTAA
- the hflD gene encoding high frequency lysogenization protein HflD, producing MSHSSEERIIALAGAFQATHLVQQIAHTGTMDTGDFEVCINSIFNINPPTTAAVYGGVRGISTGLKRLRTQLGGGSEPRNMEITRYIVAVLYLERQMAKNSQMLQQIAEGIEKARGQAQHFSQTHSNVIASLAGLYSDTISTLNPRIIVSGEQGYLSNPDNANKVRALLLAAIRSAVLWRQCGGGRWQLLFGRSRMVREAGELLGET from the coding sequence ATGAGCCATAGCAGCGAAGAACGAATTATTGCCCTGGCCGGTGCTTTTCAGGCTACCCACCTGGTACAGCAGATTGCGCATACAGGCACCATGGATACCGGTGATTTTGAAGTGTGCATCAACAGCATTTTCAACATTAACCCACCCACGACAGCTGCCGTCTATGGTGGCGTGCGCGGTATCAGCACCGGACTCAAACGGCTGCGCACCCAGCTCGGCGGTGGCAGCGAGCCACGCAACATGGAAATCACGCGCTATATCGTCGCCGTCCTCTACCTTGAACGCCAAATGGCAAAAAACTCTCAGATGCTGCAACAAATCGCCGAAGGCATCGAAAAGGCAAGAGGCCAAGCGCAGCATTTCTCCCAGACTCACAGCAACGTCATCGCCAGCTTGGCCGGATTGTACAGCGACACCATCAGCACCTTGAACCCCCGCATTATCGTCAGCGGCGAACAGGGCTACCTGTCCAACCCCGACAATGCCAACAAAGTACGCGCCCTGCTGCTGGCGGCAATACGCTCTGCGGTATTATGGCGCCAGTGCGGTGGTGGCCGGTGGCAACTTCTGTTTGGCCGTAGCCGGATGGTGCGTGAGGCGGGGGAACTTTTGGGGGAAACATGA
- a CDS encoding DUF5716 family protein, with protein MFFANDRKYFFRPLNSKYREQAVECLRQLYACFYSSMADYSRSYNREQVIEVFQEAITRTPLLDGDTDDEFAAPARGERDLANWVLNLLIEYGWLERLADEATLQSTYAFTRFGRLFTQPMVEAGGGRFRTRHRNTRNTRNALHSFVEKGEVYDLLDAFEYSERIISDFSDVIAELDERKRALVQAVEAQQVVQRASDEFFDFMEKRFMPDLSIRLSADSVEKYRDEIQALLNKARRKQKEFKAGAERELRKIAPELQGDDSRQSLYLMILNGIESRMHNASEVMLPALRHALNSFTRRADIIIRQLSYSGGGHPSRLLAICQELAAQDELGQAARLAAAGRVMAALNVAAVVDPDSLRINAVRSRREVNSAVEEHGVIDKAARRELLIQQALELAFAVNNKEMRDYVVAALNKGHRIRSQHLPVENAKGLLMNAHAIEVGSAGQNSSEFAFRVEPTGQRLPTDYFVLTDEFIIELIEADSHAE; from the coding sequence ATGTTCTTTGCCAACGACAGAAAGTATTTTTTTCGCCCCCTCAACAGCAAATACCGTGAGCAGGCCGTGGAGTGCTTGCGGCAGTTATACGCCTGCTTCTATAGCTCGATGGCGGACTATAGCCGCAGCTATAATCGTGAACAGGTGATTGAGGTTTTCCAGGAGGCGATTACCCGCACGCCGCTATTGGATGGTGATACCGATGATGAGTTTGCAGCGCCGGCGCGCGGTGAGCGGGATCTTGCCAATTGGGTGTTGAATCTCTTGATCGAGTATGGCTGGCTGGAGCGGCTGGCCGATGAGGCAACCTTGCAGAGCACCTATGCGTTTACGCGCTTCGGGCGTCTGTTTACCCAGCCGATGGTGGAGGCAGGGGGTGGCCGCTTCAGAACCCGTCACCGCAATACCCGCAACACCCGCAATGCGCTGCATTCCTTTGTCGAGAAGGGGGAAGTGTATGACCTGTTGGACGCCTTCGAATACTCCGAGCGCATCATAAGTGATTTTAGCGATGTAATTGCCGAGCTGGACGAGCGCAAACGCGCCCTGGTGCAGGCGGTGGAGGCTCAGCAGGTAGTTCAGCGCGCCAGCGACGAGTTCTTTGATTTCATGGAGAAGCGCTTCATGCCGGATCTCTCTATCCGGCTGTCGGCCGACAGCGTGGAAAAGTATCGCGATGAGATTCAGGCGTTGCTCAACAAGGCACGCCGCAAGCAGAAAGAGTTCAAGGCTGGCGCAGAGCGTGAGCTGCGCAAGATTGCCCCGGAATTGCAGGGCGACGATTCCAGGCAATCGCTCTATCTTATGATACTCAACGGCATCGAAAGCCGCATGCACAATGCCAGCGAGGTGATGTTGCCTGCGCTGCGCCATGCGCTGAACAGTTTCACGCGCCGTGCGGACATTATTATCCGCCAATTGAGTTATTCGGGGGGCGGGCATCCCAGCCGCTTGCTGGCGATTTGTCAGGAATTGGCGGCGCAGGATGAGCTCGGGCAGGCTGCGCGGCTCGCCGCCGCCGGTCGCGTCATGGCGGCGCTGAATGTTGCCGCCGTGGTCGATCCGGACAGTTTGCGGATCAATGCGGTGCGGAGCCGCCGCGAGGTGAATTCGGCGGTGGAAGAACATGGCGTGATCGACAAGGCCGCCCGCCGTGAATTGTTGATTCAACAGGCTCTGGAATTGGCGTTTGCCGTTAACAACAAAGAAATGCGCGATTATGTCGTCGCGGCCCTCAATAAAGGGCATCGCATTCGCAGCCAGCATTTGCCGGTGGAAAATGCCAAGGGATTGTTGATGAACGCGCACGCGATTGAAGTGGGGTCCGCCGGACAGAATTCCAGCGAATTCGCTTTCCGTGTCGAACCGACCGGGCAACGATTACCCACCGATTATTTCGTGCTGACCGATGAATTCATTATCGAGCTGATAGAGGCGGATAGCCATGCTGAGTGA
- a CDS encoding formylglycine-generating enzyme family protein — protein sequence MLQALHRSPPRTPTLARSFLAALSLVAGLAQAGEFTNFAGLKFVDIPSGHFQMGSCKITSEMQKENKIRVFLGQAPLSADCPENNTNVNDNETPQHTVSISAFQMGKTPITLGQFKHYVSASGGTKGSSGWNLINDDFMRYNAFGDDAPVVQVSWQEAKDFIEWLNKHKPANDRGTYRLPSEAEWEYACRAGGNHAYCGSNNVNEVAWHDGDVPKGDGRHQQNVGRKTPNAWGLYDMSGNVWQWVEDAYHDSYRGAPADGRPWTENSANASHGAPELNQGKQEHNNSANIVRVNNTDLSREQQEYDAIMRTRHGSDWKRDTTTARVLRGGSWKFTSDFARATYRLAASPGNWYYGNGFRVVRDLP from the coding sequence ATGCTTCAAGCGCTACATCGCTCACCGCCCCGCACACCCACACTGGCCAGATCCTTCTTGGCCGCGCTGAGCCTGGTAGCCGGGCTAGCACAGGCTGGGGAATTCACCAATTTCGCAGGCCTGAAGTTCGTTGACATACCCAGCGGCCATTTCCAGATGGGCTCATGCAAAATAACATCCGAGATGCAGAAGGAAAACAAAATCCGCGTTTTTCTCGGCCAAGCACCGCTCTCGGCCGACTGCCCCGAGAACAATACCAACGTAAACGACAACGAAACCCCACAGCATACCGTAAGCATATCCGCTTTTCAGATGGGCAAAACCCCGATCACCCTCGGCCAGTTCAAACACTATGTCAGTGCCTCGGGAGGCACTAAAGGATCGTCGGGATGGAATCTTATCAACGACGACTTTATGAGATACAACGCTTTCGGCGATGACGCGCCAGTAGTGCAGGTTTCCTGGCAAGAGGCCAAAGATTTCATCGAATGGCTCAACAAGCACAAACCGGCGAATGACCGTGGCACGTACCGGTTACCTTCCGAAGCAGAGTGGGAATATGCCTGTCGTGCGGGCGGCAACCATGCTTATTGCGGCAGCAATAACGTGAATGAAGTCGCATGGCACGATGGCGATGTCCCCAAGGGCGATGGCCGGCATCAGCAAAATGTTGGACGCAAGACCCCCAACGCCTGGGGACTCTACGACATGAGCGGCAACGTGTGGCAATGGGTAGAGGATGCCTACCATGATAGTTACCGTGGCGCACCGGCTGATGGCCGTCCCTGGACGGAGAACAGCGCGAATGCTTCGCACGGCGCTCCGGAACTCAACCAAGGCAAGCAGGAACACAATAATTCCGCGAATATTGTGCGCGTCAACAACACGGATTTAAGCAGGGAACAACAGGAGTACGACGCCATCATGCGCACCCGCCACGGCTCAGACTGGAAGCGTGACACCACCACCGCGCGGGTTCTTCGTGGTGGCTCCTGGAAGTTCACTTCAGACTTCGCGCGCGCAACTTACCGCCTCGCCGCCTCGCCCGGAAACTGGTACTACGGCAATGGGTTTCGTGTTGTCAGGGATTTACCATAA
- the lpxA gene encoding acyl-ACP--UDP-N-acetylglucosamine O-acyltransferase produces the protein MTDSLIASSAIIHPSARLAAGVSVGPFSVIGPNVEIGEGTWVGPHVVINGPTRIGRDNKIYQFSSIGDAPQDKKYHGEDTWLEIGDRNLIRESCTINRGTVQGGGITRIGNDNWIMAYVHIAHDCVLGNNIIMSNNASLAGHVTIEDYVILGGFTLVHQFCCLGAHCFTAFNTGISKDVPPFLMVSGYRGAPHGLNTEGLKRRGFSADVISDLRRAYKILYRSNLTVDQALEQLGELAASHAEIKLLADFVQKSSRGIIR, from the coding sequence TTGACAGACTCTCTGATTGCATCGAGCGCGATAATTCATCCAAGCGCGCGGCTTGCCGCTGGGGTCAGTGTTGGCCCGTTTTCTGTCATCGGGCCGAATGTTGAGATCGGTGAAGGCACGTGGGTTGGTCCCCATGTGGTCATTAATGGTCCTACCCGCATAGGCCGCGACAACAAAATCTATCAATTTTCCTCGATAGGCGATGCGCCCCAGGATAAAAAATACCATGGCGAGGATACCTGGCTCGAAATTGGCGACCGCAACCTTATTCGCGAGTCGTGCACAATCAATCGCGGTACAGTCCAGGGTGGTGGAATAACCCGCATCGGCAATGACAACTGGATCATGGCCTATGTGCATATTGCCCATGACTGCGTGCTGGGCAATAACATCATCATGTCCAACAACGCCTCGCTGGCCGGCCATGTGACGATAGAGGATTATGTCATCCTGGGTGGCTTCACGTTGGTACACCAGTTTTGTTGCCTTGGCGCCCACTGTTTTACCGCGTTCAATACTGGCATATCCAAGGACGTGCCACCTTTTCTCATGGTGTCAGGTTACCGGGGCGCGCCCCATGGCCTCAACACTGAGGGTTTGAAAAGGCGCGGTTTTAGCGCTGATGTCATAAGTGACCTGCGTCGGGCATATAAAATCCTTTACCGCTCCAATCTCACCGTGGATCAGGCGCTTGAACAGCTCGGTGAGCTGGCGGCGAGCCATGCCGAGATTAAGCTGCTGGCGGATTTTGTGCAGAAGTCGTCACGCGGGATAATCCGGTAA
- the fabZ gene encoding 3-hydroxyacyl-ACP dehydratase FabZ, whose protein sequence is MEPLDIREVLKHLPHRYPFMLVDRVLNCVPGESLVALKNVSFNEPFFQGHFPDRPIMPGVLIIEALAQATGILAFITTNTRPTERSLYYFVGIDNARFKQPVIPGDQLILEVEVTRVIKTVWKFHAVAKVSDKVVASADLMCAERELEP, encoded by the coding sequence TTGGAACCGCTCGATATTCGCGAGGTGCTCAAACACCTACCCCACCGTTACCCCTTCATGTTGGTGGACCGGGTGCTCAACTGCGTCCCCGGCGAGTCCCTGGTGGCGCTGAAAAACGTAAGTTTTAATGAGCCTTTTTTTCAGGGGCACTTCCCTGATCGCCCCATCATGCCCGGTGTGTTGATTATTGAGGCTTTGGCGCAGGCCACGGGCATCCTGGCGTTCATCACCACCAATACCCGGCCCACTGAAAGATCACTTTATTATTTTGTCGGCATTGATAATGCCCGCTTCAAACAGCCGGTCATCCCAGGCGATCAGCTGATTCTTGAGGTCGAAGTGACGCGTGTCATAAAGACGGTCTGGAAGTTTCATGCTGTTGCCAAGGTGAGCGACAAGGTTGTCGCCAGCGCCGATCTGATGTGCGCGGAAAGGGAACTTGAGCCTTGA
- the mnmA gene encoding tRNA 2-thiouridine(34) synthase MnmA yields MHNPTKTRVIVGMSGGVDSSVSALLLQQQGYDVSGLFMKNWEENDPDGHCPAAEDARDALGVCDRLGISLDAVNFAKDYWDRVFRYFLDEYSRGRTPNPDVLCNKEIKFKAFLDYAMNQGADYIATGHYARVTQNNGQYRLLKGLDANKDQSYFLYTLGQEQLAKTLFPVGELTKQEVRRIATEAGFGNSAKKDSTGICFIGERDFKTFLARYLPAQPGEMRTPEGERVGRHDGLMYHTLGQRQGLGIGGRQGGNGTPWYVVGKNLDSNTLLVAQNHDHPLLYSRSLAASHLHWVRGVPPALPLRCTAKTRYRQADQACAITTLEDGICHVTFEQPQWAVTPGQSVVFYADDECLGGGVIEYTENRTDAIRNRSTSPQAQHIQ; encoded by the coding sequence ATGCACAATCCTACCAAAACCCGCGTTATTGTCGGCATGTCCGGCGGCGTCGATTCATCAGTGAGCGCTCTGCTCCTGCAACAGCAGGGCTATGATGTCAGCGGCCTGTTCATGAAAAACTGGGAAGAAAACGATCCCGACGGCCACTGCCCCGCCGCCGAGGACGCGCGCGATGCACTGGGAGTATGCGACCGGCTTGGCATCTCTCTGGATGCGGTTAACTTTGCCAAGGATTACTGGGACCGGGTATTCCGCTACTTTCTCGATGAATACAGCCGCGGGCGCACGCCCAATCCAGACGTATTATGCAACAAAGAGATCAAATTTAAGGCCTTTCTCGACTATGCGATGAATCAGGGGGCGGACTATATCGCCACCGGCCATTACGCGCGGGTAACGCAAAACAATGGGCAATACCGCCTGCTTAAAGGGCTCGATGCCAACAAGGATCAAAGCTACTTCCTCTATACCCTGGGCCAGGAGCAACTGGCAAAGACCCTCTTTCCTGTTGGTGAACTAACTAAGCAGGAGGTGCGTCGGATTGCCACCGAAGCGGGGTTCGGCAACTCAGCAAAAAAAGACAGCACCGGCATCTGTTTTATCGGCGAGCGCGACTTCAAGACCTTTCTCGCCCGCTACCTGCCTGCGCAGCCGGGAGAGATGCGTACCCCCGAAGGCGAACGCGTCGGCCGGCACGACGGGCTAATGTATCATACCCTTGGCCAGCGCCAGGGCCTGGGCATTGGCGGGCGGCAAGGGGGTAATGGCACCCCTTGGTACGTCGTCGGCAAAAACCTGGACAGCAATACACTGCTCGTCGCCCAGAACCATGACCACCCGTTGCTGTATAGCCGCTCGCTCGCAGCGAGCCATCTGCACTGGGTGCGTGGTGTACCACCGGCATTGCCGTTACGCTGCACAGCCAAGACACGTTACCGCCAAGCGGATCAAGCCTGCGCCATCACAACACTGGAAGATGGCATATGCCACGTGACATTCGAGCAGCCCCAATGGGCCGTCACACCCGGCCAATCGGTGGTGTTTTATGCTGATGACGAGTGCCTGGGCGGGGGCGTCATTGAATACACTGAAAACCGCACAGATGCAATTCGCAACCGATCCACATCACCACAAGCACAACACATACAATGA